One part of the Anaeromyxobacter sp. Fw109-5 genome encodes these proteins:
- a CDS encoding DEAD/DEAH box helicase has product MLDAFHPVVRDWFVRRFGDATEPQTPAWREIGARRDVLVSAPTGSGKTLAAFLHAIDALLKEGLAGELGDRTRVVYVSPLRALGNDISKNLQAPLAEIRAAAHAAGLALPELRVAVRTGDTPAAARRKLLLRPPHILVTTPESLYLLLTCDSGRASLGDVETVIVDEIHALAGDKRGAHLALSLERLEALARRRPQRIGLSATVDPVAEMARFLVGAERVDRRGNARCAIVEVGRRRRFDVAIEVPRDELSSVASKELWAESYDRVAELIRAHRSTLVFVGTRRLAERAAHALAERLGDGAVAAHHGSLSRERRLATEERLKAGALRAVVATASLELGIDVGEVDVVVQLGSPGAISTGVQRIGRAAHVRGGTPKGRLFPMSRDELVECAAFVRGLRRARLEPVAPRDAPLDVLAQQLVAEATCGSIHEDRLYALARRAWPYRALPRADFDAVVEMLAEGIATTPGRTTALLHRDGVNGRVKARRGARIAALTGGGTIPDTAQYAVVAEPEGVTIGQVDEDFAVESLAGDVFLLGTTSWMIRRVEAGIVRVEDAHGAPPGVPFWNAEAPGRSAALSAEVSALRAELEPRLADPPAAIAWLVAEAALPEAGARQVVDYLAAGRAALGALPTQDTLVAERFFDEAGGMQLVLHAPFGARTNRAFGLALRKRFCRTFDFELQAAATDDGVLLSLGPQHAFPLETIFSYVTPATLDEVLEQAVLQAPMFGVRWRWNATRALAIPRLFRGKRMPPPIARMRAEDLLAAVFPAQVACQDNAPGGPLEVPDHPLVRETLRDCLTEAMDAAGLRALLERIAAGEVRLLAVDTPEPSPLSHELLNARPWAYLDDAPLEERRARAVAVRRALPAAEASGIGALDPAAIAEVAEQVWPAPRDADEVHDALLDLGVLPLTAAAGWEGWLGELEVAGRAARMTVGEARWWVAAERVGTARGAAVELGGATPTPTPAGSPEAGHPERSDAATAAARSRRAPTPTPTPSTPALAGRIEGSARPEPVEARAGAAGAIFAPPLSPLPSERIPDDAVLAVVRGWVTHLGPTTARDLAGRIGLPESAAASALLRLEAEGLVLRGTFLPDAPWSAEAPHWCERSVLARIHRLTLGRLRREIEPVSTAVFLRFLARWQHVAPGTRLHGAHGLAEVLGQLQGFHAAAGAWERDLLPARVGGYEPALLDAACLSGEVAWGRLHVAPPQDGSPRRKGAPTRSAPVTLALREDLPWLLEAIAPEPPPLGEIATALVEVLARRGASFLAELAPAVGAPPGETEEALWELVSAGLVTCDGFAGLRALIAPPPRGRVIRPGSAGGRWALLRAPGAIERAASGESATSSVSQPTLDHLAHQYLRRYGVVFRDLLAREPRPPPWRDLVRVYRSLEARGELRGGRFVVGFSGEQFALPEAVDALRAARRAGDGHAERLDLSASDPLNLAGILTPGPRIPAVPGSRLVLEGGVPAATPAPGTQVGTG; this is encoded by the coding sequence GTGCTCGACGCCTTCCACCCGGTCGTCCGCGACTGGTTCGTGCGGCGCTTCGGCGACGCGACCGAGCCGCAGACGCCCGCCTGGCGCGAGATCGGCGCTCGCCGCGACGTGCTCGTGTCGGCGCCCACCGGCTCGGGCAAGACGCTCGCGGCGTTCCTCCACGCCATCGACGCGCTCCTGAAGGAAGGGCTCGCGGGCGAGCTCGGCGACCGGACGCGCGTGGTGTACGTCTCGCCCCTGCGGGCGCTCGGCAACGACATCTCGAAGAACCTCCAGGCGCCGCTCGCCGAGATCCGCGCCGCGGCCCACGCGGCCGGGCTCGCGCTCCCGGAGCTCAGGGTCGCGGTCCGCACCGGCGACACGCCCGCCGCCGCCCGTCGCAAGCTCCTCCTCCGCCCGCCGCACATCCTCGTCACGACCCCCGAGTCGCTCTACCTGCTGCTCACCTGCGACAGCGGGCGGGCCTCCCTCGGCGACGTCGAGACGGTGATCGTGGACGAGATCCACGCGCTCGCCGGCGACAAGCGCGGAGCGCACCTCGCCCTCTCGCTGGAGCGGCTCGAGGCGCTCGCGCGGCGGCGACCCCAGCGCATCGGCCTCTCCGCCACGGTCGACCCGGTGGCGGAGATGGCGCGCTTCCTCGTCGGCGCCGAGCGGGTGGACCGCCGCGGGAACGCCCGCTGCGCGATCGTGGAGGTCGGGCGGCGGCGCCGCTTCGACGTCGCGATCGAGGTCCCGCGCGACGAGCTCTCGTCGGTCGCCTCTAAGGAGCTGTGGGCGGAGAGCTACGACCGCGTGGCCGAGCTCATCCGGGCGCACCGCTCGACGCTCGTCTTCGTGGGCACGCGCCGGCTCGCGGAGCGGGCGGCGCACGCGCTGGCGGAACGGCTCGGCGACGGCGCCGTGGCGGCGCACCACGGCAGCCTCTCCCGCGAGCGCCGGCTGGCCACCGAGGAGCGGCTGAAGGCCGGCGCGCTGCGGGCGGTGGTGGCGACCGCCTCGCTCGAGCTGGGCATCGACGTGGGCGAGGTGGACGTGGTGGTACAGCTCGGCTCCCCGGGGGCGATCTCCACCGGCGTCCAGCGCATCGGCCGCGCCGCCCACGTGCGCGGCGGCACGCCGAAGGGACGGCTCTTCCCGATGAGCCGCGACGAGCTCGTGGAGTGCGCGGCCTTCGTGCGCGGGCTGCGGCGCGCGCGGCTCGAGCCGGTGGCCCCGCGCGACGCGCCGCTCGACGTGCTCGCGCAGCAGCTCGTGGCCGAGGCGACCTGCGGGTCGATCCACGAGGACCGGCTCTACGCGCTCGCGCGGCGGGCCTGGCCGTACCGGGCCCTCCCGCGCGCGGACTTCGATGCGGTGGTGGAGATGCTCGCCGAGGGCATCGCCACCACGCCCGGCCGCACCACCGCGCTCCTCCACCGCGACGGCGTGAACGGGCGCGTGAAGGCGCGGCGCGGCGCGCGCATCGCCGCGCTCACCGGCGGCGGCACCATCCCCGACACCGCCCAGTACGCGGTGGTGGCCGAGCCGGAGGGCGTCACCATCGGCCAGGTGGACGAGGACTTCGCGGTGGAGAGCCTCGCCGGCGACGTCTTCCTGCTCGGCACGACCTCCTGGATGATCCGGCGCGTCGAGGCCGGGATCGTGCGCGTCGAGGACGCGCACGGCGCGCCGCCGGGCGTCCCGTTCTGGAACGCGGAGGCGCCCGGGCGCAGCGCGGCGCTCTCGGCCGAGGTGTCGGCGCTGCGCGCGGAGCTCGAGCCGCGGCTCGCGGACCCGCCGGCGGCGATCGCCTGGCTCGTGGCGGAGGCGGCGCTGCCCGAGGCGGGCGCGCGGCAGGTGGTGGACTACCTCGCGGCCGGCCGCGCCGCGCTCGGCGCGCTGCCGACGCAGGACACCCTCGTCGCCGAGCGCTTCTTCGACGAGGCGGGCGGGATGCAGCTCGTCCTGCACGCGCCCTTCGGCGCGCGCACGAACCGCGCCTTCGGGCTGGCGCTCCGCAAGCGCTTCTGCCGCACGTTCGACTTCGAGCTGCAGGCCGCGGCGACGGACGACGGCGTGCTCCTCTCGCTCGGGCCGCAGCACGCCTTCCCGCTCGAGACCATCTTCTCCTACGTCACGCCCGCGACGCTCGACGAGGTGCTCGAGCAGGCGGTGCTGCAGGCGCCGATGTTCGGCGTGCGCTGGCGCTGGAACGCCACCCGCGCGCTCGCCATCCCGCGCCTGTTCCGGGGCAAGCGCATGCCTCCGCCCATCGCGCGGATGCGCGCGGAGGATCTCCTCGCCGCGGTGTTCCCTGCGCAGGTCGCCTGCCAGGACAACGCGCCCGGCGGACCGCTCGAGGTGCCGGATCACCCGCTCGTGCGCGAGACGCTCCGCGACTGCCTCACCGAGGCGATGGACGCGGCCGGGCTCCGCGCGCTGCTGGAGCGCATCGCGGCGGGCGAGGTGCGGCTCCTCGCGGTGGACACGCCCGAGCCGTCGCCGCTCTCGCACGAGCTCCTCAACGCGCGGCCCTGGGCGTACCTCGACGACGCGCCGCTGGAGGAGCGCCGCGCGCGGGCCGTCGCGGTGCGCCGGGCCCTGCCCGCCGCCGAGGCGAGCGGCATCGGCGCCCTGGACCCCGCCGCCATCGCCGAGGTGGCCGAGCAGGTGTGGCCCGCCCCGCGGGACGCGGACGAGGTGCACGACGCGCTCCTGGATCTCGGGGTCCTGCCGCTGACGGCCGCGGCCGGGTGGGAGGGCTGGCTCGGCGAGCTCGAGGTGGCAGGGCGGGCGGCCAGAATGACGGTCGGTGAAGCCCGCTGGTGGGTGGCCGCGGAGCGGGTGGGGACGGCGAGGGGGGCGGCGGTGGAGCTGGGCGGCGCGACCCCGACCCCGACCCCCGCCGGATCTCCTGAGGCCGGCCACCCTGAGCGTAGCGACGCGGCGACAGCCGCGGCGCGAAGTCGAAGGGCCCCGACCCCGACCCCGACCCCATCCACACCCGCCCTCGCCGGGCGCATCGAAGGTTCCGCTCGTCCTGAGCCTGTCGAAGCACGAGCGGGAGCGGCCGGAGCGATCTTCGCTCCTCCCCTCTCCCCGCTTCCCTCCGAGCGCATTCCTGACGATGCGGTGCTGGCCGTCGTCCGCGGCTGGGTCACCCACCTCGGCCCCACCACCGCGAGGGACCTCGCCGGACGCATCGGGCTCCCCGAGAGCGCCGCGGCGTCCGCGCTGCTTCGCCTCGAGGCCGAGGGGCTCGTCCTCCGCGGCACCTTCCTCCCCGACGCGCCGTGGTCCGCCGAAGCGCCGCACTGGTGCGAGCGCAGCGTGCTCGCGCGCATCCACCGGCTCACCCTCGGCCGCCTGCGCCGCGAGATCGAGCCGGTGAGCACCGCCGTGTTCCTGCGTTTCCTCGCGCGCTGGCAGCACGTCGCGCCGGGGACGCGCCTCCACGGCGCGCACGGCCTCGCCGAGGTGCTGGGCCAGCTGCAGGGCTTCCACGCCGCCGCCGGCGCGTGGGAGCGGGACCTCCTGCCCGCGCGCGTCGGCGGGTACGAGCCGGCCCTGCTCGACGCGGCTTGCCTGTCCGGCGAGGTGGCCTGGGGACGGCTGCACGTGGCGCCGCCGCAGGACGGCTCCCCGCGCCGCAAGGGCGCCCCGACCCGCTCCGCCCCGGTGACGCTGGCGCTGCGCGAGGACCTCCCCTGGCTCCTCGAGGCCATCGCGCCCGAGCCGCCGCCGCTCGGCGAGATCGCGACCGCGCTCGTCGAGGTGCTCGCGCGACGCGGCGCCTCGTTCCTCGCCGAGCTCGCACCCGCGGTGGGCGCGCCGCCGGGAGAGACGGAGGAGGCGCTCTGGGAGCTCGTCTCGGCCGGCCTCGTGACCTGCGACGGCTTCGCCGGGCTGCGCGCGCTCATCGCGCCCCCGCCGCGCGGGCGCGTCATCCGGCCGGGGAGCGCGGGGGGACGGTGGGCGCTGCTGAGGGCGCCGGGCGCGATCGAGCGAGCGGCGTCGGGCGAGAGCGCGACGTCGAGCGTCTCCCAACCCACCCTCGACCACCTCGCCCACCAGTATCTGCGCCGCTACGGCGTCGTGTTCCGCGACCTGCTCGCCCGCGAGCCCCGCCCGCCTCCCTGGCGCGACCTCGTCCGCGTCTACCGCTCGCTCGAGGCGCGCGGCGAGCTCCGCGGCGGCCGCTTCGTGGTGGGGTTCTCGGGCGAGCAGTTCGCGCTGCCGGAGGCGGTCGACGCGCTCCGCGCCGCGCGGCGCGCCGGGGACGGCCACGCCGAGCGGCTCGACCTCTCCGCGTCCGACCCGCTGAACCTCGCCGGCATCCTCACCCCCGGGCCACGGATCCCCGCCGTGCCGGGGAGCCGGCTCGTCCTCGAGGGCGGCGTGCCCGCCGCCACGCCCGCGCCGGGGACGCAGGTCGGGACGGGTTGA
- a CDS encoding DUF4442 domain-containing protein, giving the protein MLLKETALVRLLSLRIPVLLFVAPRVKRLDDEVCEIEIPLGWRTRNHLGSMYFGALCVGADLAGGLHAARLTTFGPYRGVNLVFADVRGEFLKRADGDVLFRCTDGARVAAAVRETHERGERVTLPVEIAAFVPEKYGDEAVARFTLALSLKRATGAPMRVVATPPSRGNAAGA; this is encoded by the coding sequence ATGCTGCTCAAGGAAACCGCGCTCGTCCGCCTGCTGTCCCTCAGGATCCCGGTCCTGCTCTTCGTGGCCCCGAGGGTGAAGCGGCTCGACGACGAGGTCTGCGAGATCGAGATCCCCCTCGGCTGGCGCACGCGGAACCACCTCGGCTCCATGTACTTCGGCGCGCTCTGCGTCGGCGCCGACCTCGCGGGCGGCCTCCACGCCGCGCGGCTCACCACCTTCGGCCCGTACCGGGGCGTGAACCTCGTGTTCGCCGACGTCCGCGGCGAGTTCCTGAAGCGCGCCGACGGCGACGTGCTCTTCCGTTGCACCGACGGTGCGCGCGTCGCCGCGGCGGTGCGCGAGACGCACGAGCGCGGCGAGCGCGTGACGCTGCCCGTGGAGATCGCCGCGTTCGTGCCGGAGAAGTACGGAGACGAGGCGGTCGCGCGGTTCACGCTCGCGCTCTCCCTCAAGCGCGCCACCGGCGCGCCGATGCGGGTCGTCGCGACGCCGCCGTCTCGCGGGAACGCCGCGGGCGCCTGA
- a CDS encoding HNH endonuclease — MPAIAPSALDSTLLAQRLSELAGEERDVQVEFLLHLEVFDRRRAYVDAGYPSLWAYCLEVLHLREGAAGRRIQAMRVLRRFPSLEGALRDGRLCISTVQLLGQVLTEENLPDLVARAAYRTKAEVDHLVASLQARTAPRAGVRKLPDRASAASAPALPLAAAEPARAEPQESPLAPPSSAAAAGVSPATMPAPSDPSRQRTRAVTRAVSESGWSLRVTIDRACKEDLETLTALLSHEFPDGDLAAVLREAIRCAIEKHGRRKGAVAPQRQRGTDREPRPSAESAAPTSTIPAIVRREVWKRDGGRCAWVAPDGRRCNSRGQLELDHIHPQALGGPSTVENLRVACKSHNLLHAEQTYGREHMDRFRRMGVAGVTPDASGAPPAPQQALWGP; from the coding sequence ATGCCTGCGATCGCCCCTTCCGCCCTCGACTCGACCCTGCTCGCCCAGCGCCTGAGCGAGCTCGCCGGCGAGGAGCGCGACGTCCAGGTCGAGTTCCTCCTCCACCTCGAGGTGTTCGATCGCCGCCGCGCGTACGTGGACGCCGGGTACCCCTCGCTCTGGGCGTATTGCCTGGAGGTGCTCCACCTGCGCGAGGGCGCGGCCGGGCGACGCATCCAGGCGATGCGGGTGCTGCGCCGGTTCCCCAGCCTCGAGGGCGCGCTTCGGGATGGCCGCCTTTGCATCTCCACCGTCCAGCTGCTCGGCCAGGTGCTGACCGAGGAGAACCTGCCCGACCTCGTCGCCCGGGCCGCGTACCGCACCAAGGCGGAGGTGGATCACCTCGTCGCCTCGCTCCAGGCGCGCACCGCTCCGCGGGCGGGCGTGCGCAAGCTGCCCGACCGCGCCTCAGCCGCGAGCGCCCCGGCGCTGCCGCTGGCGGCAGCCGAACCTGCACGTGCCGAGCCGCAGGAGTCGCCGCTCGCGCCGCCGTCGTCGGCCGCTGCTGCCGGGGTGTCCCCCGCCACGATGCCCGCGCCGTCCGACCCGTCTCGCCAGAGGACGCGGGCGGTCACCCGTGCGGTGAGCGAGAGCGGCTGGTCGCTGCGGGTCACCATCGACCGGGCCTGCAAGGAGGACCTCGAGACGCTCACCGCGCTGCTCTCGCACGAGTTCCCGGACGGCGATCTCGCGGCGGTGCTCCGGGAGGCCATCCGCTGCGCCATCGAGAAGCACGGCAGGCGCAAGGGCGCGGTCGCGCCGCAGCGGCAGCGGGGGACCGACCGGGAGCCACGTCCCTCCGCCGAGTCCGCCGCGCCCACGAGCACGATCCCGGCGATAGTGCGGCGCGAGGTCTGGAAGCGCGACGGCGGACGCTGCGCCTGGGTCGCTCCGGACGGGCGGCGCTGCAACAGCCGCGGGCAGCTGGAGCTCGACCACATCCACCCGCAGGCCCTGGGCGGACCCTCGACGGTCGAGAACCTCCGAGTCGCCTGCAAGTCGCACAACCTGTTGCACGCCGAACAGACCTACGGGCGCGAGCACATGGACCGCTTCCGTCGCATGGGCGTCGCCGGGGTGACGCCAGATGCCAGCGGGGCGCCACCAGCGCCGCAGCAGGCCCTGTGGGGACCGTGA
- a CDS encoding class I SAM-dependent RNA methyltransferase, whose translation MRFFATCAKGTEGALRRELSALRLPAVRGDRGGVSFEGPLEAGMRACLHARTAMRVLLELARFPAPSPEALYEGARAIAWDEWLTVRTTLAVEATVTSSAITHSGYAALKVKDAAVDALRDKLGARPDVDPKDPDVRVVLHLARDEAALSLDLAGEPLHRRGYRGASTVAPLKETLAAAILALGGVEPEAPFVDPMAGSGTLAIEHVLRARRIAPGLGRAFGFQRWPMYRGGPQSAWDRMKAEARAAILPAAPAPVLARDLHTKALEAARRNAAAAGVAADVTIERADARELQPIAASGFLVTNPPYGERLMSGEEDPGVQQKKLAGFYRGLAEMLARHSGWTAVILSGNPLLERAIRMRPEVDHRLWNGPLETHLLKYRIP comes from the coding sequence ATGCGCTTCTTCGCGACGTGCGCCAAGGGCACCGAGGGTGCCCTCCGCCGAGAGCTGTCCGCGCTGCGCCTGCCCGCCGTGCGCGGCGATCGGGGCGGCGTCTCCTTCGAAGGCCCGCTCGAGGCGGGCATGCGGGCCTGCCTGCACGCGCGCACCGCCATGCGCGTGCTCCTCGAGCTGGCCCGGTTCCCCGCGCCCTCCCCCGAGGCGCTGTACGAGGGGGCGCGCGCGATCGCGTGGGACGAGTGGCTGACGGTGAGGACGACGCTCGCCGTCGAGGCCACCGTCACCTCGTCCGCCATCACGCACTCCGGCTACGCGGCGCTCAAGGTGAAGGACGCCGCCGTCGACGCGCTCCGTGACAAGCTCGGCGCGCGCCCCGACGTGGACCCGAAGGATCCCGACGTCCGGGTGGTGCTCCACCTCGCGCGCGACGAGGCGGCCCTCTCGCTCGACCTCGCCGGCGAGCCGCTCCACCGGCGCGGCTACCGCGGCGCGAGCACCGTGGCGCCGCTCAAGGAGACGCTCGCCGCCGCGATCCTGGCGCTCGGCGGCGTGGAGCCCGAGGCGCCGTTCGTGGACCCCATGGCGGGCTCCGGGACCCTCGCCATCGAGCACGTCCTGCGCGCGCGCCGGATCGCCCCCGGCCTCGGACGCGCCTTCGGGTTCCAGCGCTGGCCCATGTACCGCGGGGGTCCGCAGTCCGCGTGGGATCGCATGAAGGCCGAGGCGCGCGCGGCCATCCTCCCGGCCGCGCCCGCGCCGGTGCTCGCGCGCGACCTCCACACCAAGGCCCTCGAGGCCGCGCGCCGCAACGCCGCCGCCGCCGGCGTCGCCGCGGACGTGACCATCGAGCGCGCCGACGCGCGGGAGCTCCAGCCCATCGCGGCGAGCGGGTTCCTCGTCACGAACCCGCCGTACGGCGAGCGGCTCATGTCGGGCGAGGAGGATCCGGGCGTGCAGCAGAAGAAGCTCGCCGGCTTCTACCGGGGCCTCGCCGAGATGCTGGCCCGGCACTCGGGGTGGACCGCCGTCATCCTCTCGGGGAACCCGCTGCTCGAGCGGGCCATCAGGATGCGGCCGGAGGTCGATCACCGGCTGTGGAACGGGCCGCTGGAGACGCACCTGCTCAAGTACCGGATCCCCTGA
- a CDS encoding GGDEF domain-containing protein, whose translation MRTPSRERPTEGLDAAAPPRAEPDPGRVAGTVAGSSALARAAWIGAAFGMTLCVGAADYLTGTDVSLILLYLAPIGFCTWFVTLRGAIALSAGGAVVATAADTLFRLESGGPALPVAVLGWNAVIQLGTSLALVLVLNALRVRLEAEELLARTDALTRIANRRAFIEAASLELERARRHRRPLTFAYVDADDFKDVNDRLGHAEGDALLAVVARTLRGATRAVDTVARLGGDEFGLLLPETDEPMAEALLGRLQATLQEVMARHGWGLRFSVGAAVFRTPAVSVDEMMARADELMYTAKRAAKGSVRLGVYDGGARASAARPR comes from the coding sequence GTGCGTACCCCCTCCAGAGAGCGCCCGACCGAGGGCCTGGACGCCGCCGCTCCCCCGCGCGCCGAGCCGGACCCCGGGCGCGTGGCCGGGACGGTCGCGGGCTCCTCGGCGCTCGCGCGCGCCGCGTGGATCGGCGCCGCCTTCGGGATGACCCTCTGCGTGGGGGCCGCCGACTACCTGACCGGCACCGACGTCTCCCTCATCCTGCTGTACCTGGCCCCGATCGGCTTCTGCACCTGGTTCGTCACGCTGCGCGGCGCGATCGCGCTCTCGGCCGGCGGCGCCGTCGTGGCCACCGCCGCGGACACGCTCTTCCGGCTCGAGTCCGGCGGGCCGGCGCTGCCCGTCGCGGTCCTCGGCTGGAACGCCGTGATCCAGCTCGGCACGTCGCTCGCGCTCGTCCTCGTGTTGAACGCGCTGCGGGTCCGGCTCGAGGCGGAGGAGCTGCTCGCCCGCACGGACGCCCTCACCCGCATCGCCAACCGGCGCGCGTTCATCGAGGCCGCCAGCCTCGAGCTCGAGCGCGCCCGCCGCCACCGCCGCCCCCTCACCTTCGCCTACGTGGACGCCGACGACTTCAAGGACGTGAACGACCGGCTCGGCCACGCGGAAGGCGACGCCCTGCTCGCGGTGGTCGCGCGGACGCTCCGCGGGGCGACGCGCGCCGTCGACACGGTCGCGCGGCTCGGGGGCGACGAGTTCGGGCTCCTGCTGCCCGAGACCGACGAGCCGATGGCCGAGGCGCTCCTCGGGCGCCTGCAGGCGACGCTGCAGGAGGTGATGGCGCGGCACGGGTGGGGCCTCCGCTTCAGCGTCGGCGCGGCGGTCTTCCGCACCCCGGCCGTGTCCGTGGACGAGATGATGGCGCGCGCCGACGAGCTCATGTACACGGCGAAGCGCGCGGCCAAGGGGTCGGTCAGGCTCGGCGTGTACGACGGCGGAGCGCGCGCCAGCGCGGCGCGTCCGAGGTAA
- a CDS encoding OmpA family protein, with amino-acid sequence MHRHALPFALAIALGCATAPVEPLSTLTPNGAILRGADLARTRCLLVAPFENASDVALAAEAATSAFVSGVDPSRARVFPIPELREVFRDTPLELPAGIAPSLALELAELVGADAAVYGTVEGGGKGEDAPLLVSVRVAVTGAHRLLFARNAVVRAQPGEAPEDAVRRTVDELARPLLARIGDPGRKQCFDPERTRALRRFALAEPRPDRRAEPQSAPGPAVAPVAATSAPAAAAPRTPRQTEWARKLAAGERLVVDDVAFAGRTAELLRDGGLADLAIALAAAPGVTVRIEAFVDASDDRAGDGKLSEEMARTAGERLHQLGVARARLAWSGRGGESPLLPNFTARGRAANRRIEVAPGR; translated from the coding sequence ATGCACCGCCACGCCCTCCCCTTCGCGCTGGCGATCGCGCTCGGCTGCGCGACCGCGCCCGTCGAGCCCCTCTCCACCCTCACCCCGAACGGCGCCATCCTGCGCGGAGCCGACCTCGCGCGGACGCGCTGCCTGCTGGTCGCGCCCTTCGAGAACGCCTCCGACGTCGCGCTGGCGGCAGAGGCGGCGACCTCCGCGTTCGTGTCCGGCGTCGACCCCTCGCGCGCCCGCGTGTTCCCGATCCCCGAGCTGCGCGAGGTGTTCCGCGACACGCCGCTCGAGCTCCCCGCCGGGATCGCGCCGAGCCTCGCGCTCGAGCTCGCGGAGCTCGTCGGCGCCGACGCGGCGGTCTACGGGACGGTGGAGGGCGGGGGGAAGGGCGAGGACGCCCCGCTGCTCGTCTCCGTCCGCGTCGCGGTGACCGGCGCCCACCGCCTGCTGTTCGCGCGCAACGCGGTGGTCCGGGCCCAGCCCGGCGAGGCGCCCGAGGACGCGGTGCGGCGCACGGTCGACGAGCTCGCCCGCCCGCTGCTCGCCCGCATCGGAGACCCGGGACGCAAGCAGTGCTTCGATCCGGAGCGCACCCGCGCGCTCCGGCGCTTCGCCCTCGCCGAGCCGAGGCCAGACCGCCGCGCCGAGCCGCAGTCGGCGCCGGGCCCGGCCGTGGCGCCCGTGGCGGCCACGAGCGCGCCCGCGGCGGCCGCGCCGCGCACGCCGCGCCAGACGGAGTGGGCCCGCAAGCTCGCGGCGGGCGAGCGGCTCGTCGTCGACGACGTGGCGTTCGCGGGCCGGACCGCGGAGCTGCTCCGCGACGGCGGCCTGGCCGACCTCGCCATCGCGCTCGCCGCGGCGCCGGGCGTGACGGTGCGGATCGAGGCGTTCGTCGACGCGAGCGACGATCGCGCCGGCGACGGCAAGCTCTCGGAGGAGATGGCGCGCACCGCAGGAGAGCGGCTGCATCAGCTCGGCGTCGCGCGTGCCCGGCTCGCCTGGTCCGGGCGAGGCGGCGAGAGCCCGCTCCTCCCCAACTTCACGGCGCGCGGGCGCGCCGCGAACCGCCGCATCGAGGTGGCCCCGGGGCGGTGA
- a CDS encoding response regulator: MTSVLLVDDERDLLSLLDFNLRAAGFETLLATTGEQALVQLRRRIPDLVVLDLMLPDVSGTEVCRQIKADARTRHVPVVMLTAKGEEVDRVVGFEVGADDYVTKPFSVRELVLRLKALARRTGAGRPAERPPEQVGPIRVDVDAHRAFVDGEEVQLTPLEFRLLTMLMARLGRVQSREQLLEDVWEMSSEVETRTVDTHVKRLREKLGSGRDLLETVRGIGYRLVDPREKG; this comes from the coding sequence GTGACGTCCGTACTCCTGGTCGACGACGAGCGGGATCTCCTGTCGCTTCTCGACTTCAACCTCCGCGCCGCCGGGTTCGAGACCCTCCTCGCCACCACGGGAGAGCAGGCGCTCGTGCAGCTCCGTCGCCGCATCCCCGACCTCGTCGTACTCGACCTCATGCTTCCCGACGTGTCGGGCACCGAGGTGTGCCGCCAGATCAAGGCTGACGCGCGCACCCGCCACGTGCCGGTGGTGATGCTCACCGCCAAGGGCGAGGAGGTGGACCGGGTGGTGGGCTTCGAGGTCGGGGCCGACGACTACGTGACGAAGCCGTTCAGCGTGCGCGAGCTGGTGCTGCGGCTGAAGGCGCTGGCGCGCCGCACCGGCGCCGGCCGTCCCGCGGAGCGGCCGCCCGAGCAGGTCGGGCCGATCCGGGTGGACGTCGACGCGCACCGCGCGTTCGTCGACGGCGAGGAGGTGCAGCTCACGCCGCTCGAGTTCAGGCTCCTCACCATGCTCATGGCGCGGCTCGGCCGCGTCCAGTCGCGCGAGCAGCTCCTCGAGGACGTCTGGGAGATGTCGTCGGAGGTCGAGACGCGCACCGTGGACACGCACGTGAAGCGGCTGCGCGAGAAGCTCGGCTCCGGGCGCGACCTGCTCGAGACGGTCCGCGGGATCGGCTACCGCCTCGTCGATCCGCGCGAGAAGGGCTAG